From a single Chlorocebus sabaeus isolate Y175 chromosome X, mChlSab1.0.hap1, whole genome shotgun sequence genomic region:
- the AGTR2 gene encoding type-2 angiotensin II receptor produces MKGNSTLATTSKSITSSLHFGLVNISGNNESTLNCSQKPSDKHLDAIPILYYIIFVIGFLVNIVVVTLFCCQKGPKKVSSIYIFNLAVADLLLLATLPLWATYYSYRYDWLFGPVMCKVFGSFLTLNMFASIFFITCMSVDRYQSVIYPFLSQRRNPWQASYIVPLVWCMACLSSLPTFYFRDVRTIEYLGVNACIMAFPPEKYAQWSAGIALMKNILGFIIPLIFIATCYFGIRKHLLKTNSYGKNRITRDQVLKMAAAVVLAFIICWLPFHVLTFLDALAWMGVINSCEVIAVIDLALPFAILLGFTNSCVNPFLYCFVGNRFQQKLRSVFRAPITWLQGKRESMSCRKSSSLREMETFVS; encoded by the coding sequence ATGAAGGGCAACTCCACCCTTGCCACTACTAGCAAAAGCATTACTAGCAGTCTTCACTTCGGGCTTGTGAACATCTCTGGCAACAATGAGTCTACCTTGAACTGTTCACAGAAACCATCAGATAAGCATTTAGATGCAATTCCTATTCTCTACTACATTATATTTGTAATTGGATTTCTGGTCAATATTGTTGTGGTTACACTGTTTTGTTGTCAAAAGGGTCCTAAAAAGGTTTCTAGCATTTACATCTTCAACCTTGCTGTGGCTGACTTACTCCTTTTGGCTACTCTTCCTCTCTGGGCAACCTATTATTCTTATAGATATGACTGGCTCTTCGGACCTGTGATGTGCAAAGTTTTTGGTTCTTTTCTTACTCTGAACATGTTTGCAAGCATTTTTTTTATCACCTGTATGAGTGTTGATAGGTACCAATCCGTTATCTACCCctttctgtctcaaagaagaaatccCTGGCAAGCATCTTATATAGTTCCCCTTGTTTGGTGTATGGCCTGTTTGTCCTCAttgccaacattttattttcgAGATGTCAGAACCATTGAATACTTAGGAGTGAATGCTTGCATTATGGCTTTCCCACCTGAGAAATATGCCCAATGGTCAGCTGGGATTGCCTTAATGAAAAATATCCTTGGTTTTATTATCCCTTTAATATTCATAGCAACATGCTATTTTGGAATTAGAAAACACTTACTGAAGACGAATAGCTATGGGAAGAACAGGATAACCCGAGACCAAGTCCTGAAGATGGCAGCTGCTGTTGTTCTGGCCTTCATCATTTGCTGGCTTCCCTTCCATGTTCTGACCTTCCTGGATGCTCTGGCCTGGATGGGTGTCATTAATAGCTGTGAAGTTATAGCAGTCATTGACCTGGCACTTCCTTTTGCCATCCTCCTGGGATTCACCAACAGCTGCGTTAATCCATTTCTCTATTGTTTTGTTGGAAACCGGTTCCAACAGAAGCTCCGCAGTGTGTTTAGGGCTCCAATTACTTGGCTCCAAGGGAAAAGAGAGAGTATGTCTTGCCGGAAAAGCAGTTCTCTTAGAGAAATGGAGACCTTTGTGTCTTAA